TTCGAcataagagagagaggatgatGTCCCAGTCTCGGGAGTGCCTCGTTCAGGAAAATTTAGAAGAAAACGAGGGGAACgctgtgagttgctgcggcgaccgcaactctacatttatacccgatacatagtcagtatggctacattgagcgacaatgtatgcgtgcgggagagacagaaaacgtgtctgaacatgtcgtcgggcgctgcgtaaaaatgatctgatctgatccagatacagcaatctcatagatacggtcattctctatgattgtgcgtctttagttttctcgatGCCCCAGAtcttcgtcctttgcggggcggaaaggggtgtggAAACTAActcgtcaaggtccgatatcacagaagtgtggatcaaaaatttggttgctctagcttttgtagtctctgagatctaggaactcattttttgcaataggcaaagccgaccatgaaacctgtgtgttagagagagacagagcgaaagagaatgaaattgttttcttgattctggctttgatatttatacgatctggtttagattttgcattctagaagatatagtcgtCTTCTACGATTTaacgttttctgttttctcgtatctttgaaattctggatgccacagattttcgccatttgtggggcggaagtgggcggggcaatgttttgaaattgatttgtaacagtgacatatcagaagtccggatataaaaactcgtttctctagctcttatagtctttgagaactagcgctaatagggacagacagacggacgaacggacagacagacatggctcaatcgactcggcaaTTGATGATAATCAAGAATGTATATACTTCATGGAGTCGGAAACGCCTTCTGCTGGCCGTAACACTCATCAATttttaccacaaatcgaatatagcCCTATATTCATTTTGAGTATAGGAAACTATTTTCCCTTTACAAAGCCTTTACATTTAGTTAGCGATCAGAGCCGTAAATCCAACTCGCTTGAATGAAATTGTCACGATTAATACTTCAGTACGGTACTTCAGTAGGGTAAGTACCTCTCCCGACAACAGAACAGTACTCATTGTAACCGATTTCTGGttaatttcactttcatttATTAAGTCGAATTCGTATGTTTCATCAAGTACATTTACACATTTATATGGTATCTTTATAAATATTCTAATACTTTTGCGCTTGCTGCACGACGATTTCAACTAATCCGAGAGTCCAGCCCAGCCCGTGTCTGGAGCTcccccatcaccatcaccgCTGCCGCTCCGCTAGCGTCCGCAGCATCCTTCCAGCATCGGTCCAATCAATACATCAATcaacaattaaaattacatttactTATCTAGAGATGAACTTGTGCACCGAGTCTTTGAAGTAGGGATTAACTTTCAAAAAATCGATTTCAGCATGGAAAAACCTTGATCTCACACCTTACACACTCATTACGCGGCGGCATTGCCCACATTCACCGCATTCATGCGAAAATGCGTCAAAGTTGTCTAAACTTAGTTAATGCATAGGCTAGTACAAAAAAGGAGATATAAGTAAGTATACAATTAATCGAGGGAAAATATATAATCAGTCATTTAAGTTGTagatatacaatacatatacatacatataaatataaatatacatacatatagatatacaaTACCCACGCGCACATACGCGTGTCGCtataatattcatattcaCACACATACGATTAGATATGAACTGTTGCATTAACGCAATTACAATTAGaattaaaattacatttatgTATGATCTGAATCGAACATTTCAAGAGTTTTACCCTAGATTTTTACCCAGGCTTTGTTTGCGCCTCAAACTAAGccgggaaaaaaaaaatcatctCTTACCCGCTATtacacaatattgtatatcAATCATTCTAAGTGCTACGCTTTCGGGCTTTCGTTCAGAAAGAATCTGCATCTTCTCCTTTTCTTTTGCATCTCTTACTTCGTGTCGTACTCGCTTTGTTTCCTTCGCTAGCTATCGCTTTCGctctttgtgtttgttttgtgtgctgcagtttttgttgctgtcccTTACATTTTAAAGAAAATTGCATTAATATGGCCTATATATCTATATGAATACACATATAAGTACCTATCGTATAAACCTATcggtggagctgctgctgctgctgccaccttTTCTGCGCATCCAACTTATCGTGCACATACCGCACATAAAATCTTTTCCTCTTCATTATCTttcttcaaaaaaaaaaaatatatataccttTTCTTATAAgatatgatttttttttcgcatgcgtatttttgttatttgtttgccCTTTTTCCTACTGTTCCTCGTCCTGTTTCTCATTCTCATCAGCATTTACTAGAACTTTTCCTCCAACCGATTGCATCGGTGGCCGTCTTCTAAAAAAACTTCTCTATCTACTcctttcgaaaaaaaaaaaaatatttacccTCAAGCGAGTTTGTCGATTTTCGTTTAAACATAATGAGATTGCGCAAGGCTAAGCGAGCAGATCATTCACGCTGAACCATTCATCAGCCACACAGGTGCCGTGCCACGCGCTGAACACACGTGAAAATCATTTATAAAATTGGATCGGGCGAGAGTCGCTTTATCACAGGACCTGCGCCTTCGATAAATGCCAAGAGTTGCGGTGGCTAGTGCCAGGGGACAACGTGGCAACGGACACACAAACAGaataaatactacaaaaaaatactactaccaaaaaaataataacttaAAGAGCGTAGAGTAGAGTCATGCTTGAGGGGATGCATGGGGAACGAACGAACACACActtaaaaactttaaaaactAAATGCTGGTAAATCTCAGATCTCTCGTAACTAATAACTAAAACTAAGGACATACAGATAGATAACTATAGCTATCCATGTAGCAGCGCCTCGCCGGAAAACGAAAAGACCAGCGGGAGTCGCAGAGccaaacagcagctgcaggcagGGCCAGGGGGCAGTGTccgattttgtattttttgttgtgtgatTAGCCCGCTCGCAACATCGTCCACAGCTCCGTGTCCAACTTCTTAGAACGCTCCCACTGCAACGCCAGCTCCGGGTCGGCTTCAGCCtccgttttccattttccgttATCGTTTCCAACTCAGACAAAAGTCTCCCGGATGacggtgctgctgctaccacGGCATAGATCTTAGAATTCGGTTGATTGTCAGACAAATGACGAGAAGCCGGGCAGTGGTGCCCTCGATCTGGCCATATTATTGACAATAATCTGGCCACCATTGAGGCTCATCACTGCACTGCCCTCCGGCTCGGAGTCTGTGTAGCTCGAGTAGTTGCGCACCGGCTTGGTCTTCTTCCAGGACTGCCGCAGCGAGTCATTCACATTCGCATAGTGATTGACGAACGAGTGCGGATCGCTCCTCACGCTCTCATTCTCGCTCTCAGAGTGCTGTGGAAGAGAGTCGTCATGTTATTATTGGTCCAACGAGTGCGAAAACCATCGCACAATTAGAGCCGACATACCTGGGATGCCTCCGAGCTGCTCACCTCGGATGGCTTTTCCGTAACACTGCTGTCGTCGGGATTCTCGTCGTAGCACTTCAGGCTCTCCTCATCGCTGTGGTACGCCACCGATGCGGGCGAGGGTCGTGGTGGACTCTTACCCAAATGCACACTCACAGGCTGGTGCCGGTTGGTAGACTTACGTCCGAGGGTTCCCAGGGTTCCGCTGCGCAAAGTTCCAACGCTGTTCAGGGTGCCGGTGCCGACTCCGTGACGCGAACGATACAGCTCTAAAGCCAGCTCCTGGCGTTCATCAATTGACATGGCCATGGACTCCTCCAGCGTCTTTTGCGCCTCCTCTGCAAGAAACGCACGGGCCACATTTGATTACTCTTAAGATCTCTTCCACAAGTTAACGCCTCCACTTACGCTTGTACTTGTAGCTCTTGCTCTTCACACAGAGCACAGCAATGACCATGACAATGATGACGATCGAGGTGGCCGCCAGAGAGACCATGAACCAGGTCTGCCTGTAGAAGGGTTTGTGCTGCAGATAGCCGTATTCCAGATGCAGCTTCGAGGGCGTCAGTATCGAGTCCTTCGAGTAAACAGGGAACGATATTCCATACTTATTGTAAGCAATTACCCGGAACAAATACGCCGTCGATGGCATCAGGATGTGGTAGCTGACGGTAAACTCCTTCATGGTTCCCTTTCTGGACTGCTCAATCTTAGTCCAGCGGGAGTCGTCTAAGCGAAGATAGGGAGTTCTATTAGCTGCGATTTGAGGGAGGGTTAAGACGTTAAGATGTTAAGGGTATTGCTTTTTGCTACGATTAGTTGGGTGTTGCAATGGGCTATTATTTGGGTATAACTGAAGGGAATATAcaatgtactcgtactcgtatacaGTGAAATATAATATCAAATGAGGTGGAAAGAATAAATCTAATTATGGGATCGGGTCGGGTTTGGTTAGTTAGTTACTTTATTAGTTCGGTTCTAATATCTACCGGATAGCAATACTTACAAATAAATGAGGGCTCTCCATTTTCTACGCAAGCATTTGATTTGGagaatgatttttttttttaatatatagaTAAAGTAATTTTTGGATTTAGAACCAAGCCACCAACGATTAATCGAATAGAAGGGTATAGAAAtagataaaaaatatatatacatcgCATAAGTAacaaatatactcgtatggaGCATGTACCATCCGCCATAGATATCACTGAACTCCAGTCAGTACTCACCCCGCTTCTTGGCCTCGATGAGATAGCCCAGGATGGGGCCGCGTCCCGAGGGTCCATTGACCCAGTGGATCTCGACGCTAGACAGGGTCTTCGTGAGAGTGAGATCGCGTGGGGCCACCGGAGAGCCGTCCTGGGGGCCAGTGGTCACATTCGCGCTTACTGCCGGTCCATAGTCATTCGTCTGGGCGCGTACAGTGAAGGTATAGGTGACCTCCTCCTCAAGATTCTGCACACGTAGCGTGGTGTTGGACACCTTCTGCTTCACCTGCTTGCTGAACTCTATGCGAGATAAAGATGATAGATGAGGTTGAGATGAAAGGTTCAGAGCTGCGGTCGTGGATTGGACTTACTTTCATTCTCCTCGGTGGTCTCGTAGGTGACCAGATAGCCAACAATCTCGCCATTGAGGAGCTTGGGCGGGTCCCAGGTCACCTCCAGACTCTGCATTGTGATGTCCGAAAAGCGCAGATTGAGCGGGGCACTGGGCACGCCCGGCATCGTCTTGACCGTGACGGGAGCGGACCTCGGCCCGTCTCCGGCCGGATTGAAGGCCAGCAACTGGATGCGGTACTCGGTGAACTTGTCCAGGAAGACCAGGCTATGCGATGTGGCGGTGGCCGAGACCACCTCGATCTCCTCCTCGAATTTGCGGCCCGGCTCGAGGGCCTGCGGCGACCAAGTGACCAAATAGAATATCTTGTAGCCCAGAATCTCTCCATTCTGGCTGCTCTGCTTCGGTGGCTTCCACCGCAGACGCACCTCCGTGCTGGATATGGCCGTTGCATCCACACCTCGCGGCTCGCCAGTGGGCACCGCCTCGCCCACGTACACTGCTGTTGGTGGCGTGGCCGGGCCCGGGCCTTGCGAATTGAATGGCAGCACTACGATCTCGTAGTTGCGATCCTGCTGCAGGTCGGATAGCACCACGCTGTTTTCATTGATGCCCATAACGTCGGTCTTTGGGGTCGACTGCAGTGCCGGGGCGAAGTCGGACAGCTGCTGGTACAGTATCCGGTATCCCCCGGTGGCCGCATCTCCGTTCCACATGCCCGTCTCCAACGCCCCCCACTGCACTCTTACCGAGGTGGTCGTGATGGGCACCACCTTGAGTCCGCCCACACCCACCGCAGGGGCGGCGGGCAGGGTGCGCACCACAATGCTCTCTCGGCTGAACGCCGATGGTCCCAGATCGTTGGTGGCCTGAATGCGGAACTGGTAGGTGGTGTACGGACGCAGACCAAGGGCCGTGTACGAGCTCAGGGTGGGATCGACGCGCTCGGGCAGCGGCTGCCAGCGGCCCTCGTTCTCCCGCATCTCCACCGTGTAGTATCGTAGCGGGGCAAACCCGTCGCGGCCCGGTGTCCAGTTGAAGGTGATCTGATGGGCCTGGATCTGGCTGCGCGACACCTGCGGCCCGGACGGTGCCTGCGGACGGTCCCTGTTGTTTGTGGTGTACACCAGCACCGAGGCCGTCTTCCCCCATCCGAGGCGTGTCTGGGCCGTGACGCTGAAGCTGTAGTAGCGCTCAGGCATCAGACCGGTGGCCCTGAACGTGCGGTCCGAGGGCGGGAACTCGCGGCTGTAGTTAAGATTGGCACTGCCGTTGAGAGTGTAGGTGACCTGGTAGGCTAGGATCTCGCCGTTGGGGTCCATGGGCACGTCCCAGATGATGCGTGCCATCGAAAAGGTCACATCCGGGAAGCTCACGTTGGACGGGGATCCGGGGGTGTCCTCGAACGTCTGCACTCTAATGGGAGGCGTGCTGAGGGCTCCGTTGCCGAGCCTCGTGTACGCCAGCACCTGGACGTGGTACACCACAAATTTCTGCAACTCTGTGAGGGTGGTGGTGAACGAACTGTTGTTGGGTATCGTCTTGTACAACACCTGCATGCCGCGCTCGGTGGCCGCGTAGTACACCTTGTACCCGTCGATCTGGCCATTGCGATGGTGGGGCGGTATTTCGCCCCAACGCACCACCACCGTCGTGGAGGAGGTGGCGTTGGCCTCCACATGCAGCGGGCCGTAGCTGGGTACGGCTTCCCTGGTGCGCTCCATGGCCAGGCCGCTGTCCAAGGAGCAGCCCACGTCATTACAGGCGTTCATGATCACCTCGTAGAGGGTCCACTCCTCGAGGCCTTCCAGCACATGCGAGTTGGCCGTGTGATCCTCGATCATCACAGAGCGTGGTGGATGCTTGGAGGGCTTTCCCGTGCGCTCCATTTGGCGGTAGGTGACGTTGTAGCCACGCGGATTGCCGAACCACTCCATCTGCTGCAGGGGTATCCAGCGTACGCGCAGCTGCAGAGCGCTCATCGCGCGGACGGTGACATTGAAGGGGGCATGCATCGGCTTGGCCTGGATCGTCTGAAAGTCCTTGGTGGGGTCCGAGGGCCGAGAGCTGCCCACCACATTGGTGGCGCTCAGCCGCAGGCGGTACTGGGTGAAGGGCATCAGGCCGGTCACGGTGAGGGTCTCCGCATCGGGATCGCTGATCTCGCAGATGGTAAACCAGGTCATGTTGCGCGCGGTCTGCGCCTCCACCTtccacttggtgatgctcgaATTGCCGTCAAAACCGGGCGTAAACTGCAGCACCACCGAGAACGCCTCGATGTTGGACAGGGCCAGGGTGGTGGGCGCATGCGGCAACACTGGCTCCACCCCCGACTGGATCGTGGCCGTTTTGGGCGGTCCGCTGCCCACCCGCGTCCAAGCGCAGACCTCGAACCAGTAGTGGGTCGTCGCCTGTAGTTGGTTCACCGTCAGCTCGTTGTCATCGGCAGTCAGGTTGAAGGACTTCATGGTCTCTGGGTGATCCTTGACCTGATAGCGTACCGTGTAGCCGGTGAGTACGCCGTTGGCGAAGCGCGGCGGTGCCCAGAGCACCTTGACGGACCGATCGGAGACGTCGTCAAAGTGCAGGGCCGTTATCTCATCGGGCACATCGTCCAGGGTCTCCACCGGCATCATTTGGCTGGCCACACCGTCGCCGGGATCGGTGAAGCAGAGGACGGTCACATTGAACTTGGCGAACTTGTCCAGCCCGCCGAGAACCGTCGACTGCTCGGCCAGGGGATCGATCAGGCTAGGCGGTACCGTCATCATGCGTCGCTCTATGTCGCGCTCCTCTCCATCGACGTGCCGTCGCTGCCACGCCTGGATCTTGTAGCCCTGGTTGATTCCGTTGATCTGCTGGGGGTTCGGTGGCTTCCACGTGATCTGTGCCGCCGTCGAGTTGATGGCCTTCACCTGGACGTTGGTGGGCGGTGCCTCGGGCACACCCTCCTTGGTCTTGATCTTGGCCCCTTCGGTGTAGACGCCCACGCCCATGTTGTTGAAGGCGGCAATCTGGACGATATAGTCCTTCCACGTGATCAGCTCTTGGATGAGGAAGTTGCGCTGCGCCTCGTTGGTGATATTCTGGTAGGACCAGGGCACGTTGTTGTACCCAAAGAGCCGGTAGCGCAGAATGTAGCCCAGGATCTGTCCGTTTCGGTGCTCCTCCTGCGGCGGCTGCCACTGTGTGATGATCTCAGACATGGACCGTGCGGAGCCCACAAAGCCTACAGGCGGGCCCGACGGAGCTGTGGGATTGGAGTCAAAGGAGAACTATCAGTGGTTGATTCCTAATGTCGTTGGAGGAATGTGGAGGTGTTCAAGTGTCGTGTGTGCTCTGCGGGGAGAGCGCAGTCTGTACACGTCTGTACTTCTCCCTCCCAGTTCtcagtgggtgtgtgtgttctctGGTGAGGACTCTGGATTCTAGTGTAGTCTAGGGTAGTGTAGTGTAGTGTGGaggagtgtgagtgtgtaccATGTACCTCGGTAAAGCGGAAACTCTACGCGCGTTTGATCATCCCAAACGGGCGGCGATGGCGATATGCGATTTTGACGACAACGATAGCAATTAGAAGTACAATACATACAGGGTTTCAGCATTAGTTCTTTACACTAGTATACAAAACTACAtccgtacatatgtacacatataatATAGTATGCTCTTATATGGCTGGATGATTGCAATAACAACATCAAATCAAAGGCGGTAAAGGTATTTCAAAGTTTATACTTACAAAACGATAAGCAATCGAatcattaaatacaaaaaccaaaacagaagAAATCAAAAACGATTGCAATCGAAAATCGAGCAACACAGTCCGATATTATAATTTCTCGATATTTAAGTATCTCTCCGCTGCCCACTGAACCGAAACTTGTTCACCAGGAAAACGTATCTGTGATCATGGATCATGTATCAGGCATTTTGTAAGTGCTGATGAATGCCTATGACGACGCGTTTCGATTTGTCAGCTATCGATATAAGCCAACAGGAAAGGTATCGCACGCTCGTGATTTCTTGAGAATCATGATCCATGATTGCATGCATCATAATTACAaggcatatatacatatgtgttcaCCAGAACTATCGTGAGAACTCCATCATTAAACAGAAATCAAGTCGGGCACTGTCACTGAACATGAAACTATGTAGTAGAGTAGTAGAGATGGACTTCTGTAGAAGAATTTCTGTAGTAGAATTTCCGTGAAATTGAGCAGGAAACATCGGAACACATTGCGTGTGAATGGCCGGTATTCGATAGAAGGAGATCCCCACATTTTGGGGGGAAAAACAGGGTGGTATAAGTGATCAATTAATCGCAGAGCCGCAATAAGGCCTTCTAAGTACAGATTTTTAGGGAAAAGAAAAGTGGGATTGGGCGATTGATCCATCATTATGTCTACTAGAACTTATCAAAACTATACGAGTACTACAAAAATTCTTCAGATATTGGTTTTTCTCTTATGACAGCGAGATCCGAGATGGATACAAATATCAGACTATATAGAGTTTATATTTAGGATAGGAAATCGGGAAATTCAGCCAAAAAAAATTAGGGTAAATCTCTTTTGCATACAAAATAATGATGATAATCAAAGAGAATATATACTGAGGATAAACTGAGGATGCCTCATGAAATCAAGATGATTTTTGACTGAGGAAAAGCAACATACGCAGACACATAATACGACATACGACTTACAAAATAAACTGGAGAAGGAGCAAACAAAGTGATTTGGATGGACAAACGGGGTGGATGCCTTGATGGAAACTTCTTCCGTACTCACCTTCCTGGGGCAGCTCAACGACGTTGCTGGGCTCCGAGGGGGAGCCCTCGCCGACGCGATTGATGGCACTGACGCGGAACTGGTAGACGGTGGCCGCCTTGAGGTTCTCCAGCAGTATCCAGCGCTGGTTGGCCGAGACGTTGCTCAGTTCGGTGATCCAATTGAGAAGGGGATCTGGAACTGGACCTACGAATTTTTCTGTGATGTTAATGTGTTGAAGAAAaacaacagacagacagagggacagTCGAAGGAATGGTAGAAGATGGAGTGAGTGTGTCCATAGAAAGTGAGAAAAGGTTCAGTtgtgagagaaagagtggtGATTATGGGCGATTAGTGGTGGGAAAGGAATGTTGAATGATGGATAAATGGATGGTGATTAGGGGGTGAGTTGTGGTGAAGAGGGTGGAGTTTACAGCGTGTTCCGTGTGTTGATGGTGTGTATTGATGATGTGTGATGTGTGTACGCGATGAAAACGAAgtgcaaaacaacaaattacaaTTGAAAATTAGTCAATCAACGTATGTACCAAAGGTTATCatcaataatcaataaaataatataatacaaTGTACATAATTATTAGAAgaaaagagagatagagagagagagagaaagaaaacaTAATATATGTATCAAAATCTTGTATTTTGTTGTCTAAAtggaatatttgtttgttattgAAAATGCTGTGAAAGGTTCTCCCTTGCCCCTTCCTCGCGGAACGGATTAATGTTTATCTTTATCTTCATTTTACGTTGCTTCCTTCGTTCCACCTGCTTTCCCTTTTCGGGTATAAATCataaatccaatccaatccgatccgatccggaGGAGGCCACCCGCAACCAATAACCAAAAACTACAGTACCAAAAAGGACCCCGAAAAGGaaagtacaacaaaaaaaaaaacaaaacaagctCCAAGAGGGGAAACTTACCCAATTCGGAGACCTCACGTCGCTGGATAATAAATTTGGAGATTGGACTGTTGCCATCGAATCCGGGCGTCCAGGACACATTGATGCTGCGCTGCTGCGGCTCCGGCAGACGTTCCACCCTCACGTTGCTGGGCGGGAAGGGCAGCTCGATGACACTGAGCCGGGCCGCCCGTGTCTCGTTGCCGCCCGGCGATGTAACCACGCACGAATAGCTGCCCACGTCGCTGGCCCGCACCGCCTGGATCTCCAGCTGCCCATCCGCCTGCACTCCGATCCGCTGCGAGTTGCTGATGGGCGCCATTTGGCCCTCTCGGTACCAGTCGATGTTGTACGGCACGCTCGGGTCGCTGGACACCTTGCACTGCAGTGTCGCGGTCAGGCCCAGGAGCACGATGGTGTCCACTGGCGGCTGTATGATTTGTGTCCGCACTGCGGGCAAAACCAGAGGAGAcggaagagagagaaaaatggGTACGGGAAAACATTAACAACACGGCAATGCAGATTAAAAGTGCCGCGAGACGACGGCCAATGTTGCACCGACCGCAAGTGGCAATGACAAGTCGTGACAGCGCCC
The sequence above is a segment of the Drosophila pseudoobscura strain MV-25-SWS-2005 chromosome X, UCI_Dpse_MV25, whole genome shotgun sequence genome. Coding sequences within it:
- the sdk gene encoding protein sidekick isoform X9, which translates into the protein MMRDQRRSLASSLRRSRRQRVDVNEAGTRMWLKISLSQSQSLVTSLLLLAALLLLNADSCSCYADANPQQQQQLVQQQQQLQAPRFTTHPSSSGSIVSEGSTKILQCHALGYPQPTYRWLKDGKPVGDFSSSQFYRFHSTRREDAGSYQCIAKNDAGSIFSEKSDVVVAYMGIFENVTEGRLTVVSGHPAIFDMPAIESVPTPSVLWQSADGSLNYDIKYAFTQANQLIILSVDENDRKGYRARAINTQLGKEEISAFVHLNVSGDPYIEVAPEIIVRPQDVKVKTGTGVLELQCIANARPLHELETIWLKDGLAVDTAGVRHTLNDPWNRTLALLQANSSHSGEYTCQVRLRSGGYPTVSASARVQILEPPVFFTPMRAETFGEFGGQVQLPCDVVGEPTPQVEWFRNAESVEANVQSGRYSLGEDNTLIIKKLILDDAAMFQCLARNEAGENSASTWLRVKTSAPVFEQPPQNVTALDGKDATISCRAIGSPNPNVTWIYNETQLVEISSRVQILESGDLLISNIRPSDAGLYICVRANEAGSVKGEALLSVLVRTQIIQPPVDTIVLLGLTATLQCKVSSDPSVPYNIDWYREGQMAPISNSQRIGVQADGQLEIQAVRASDVGSYSCVVTSPGGNETRAARLSVIELPFPPSNVRVERLPEPQQRSINVSWTPGFDGNSPISKFIIQRREVSELEKFVGPVPDPLLNWITELSNVSANQRWILLENLKAATVYQFRVSAINRVGEGSPSEPSNVVELPQEAPSGPPVGFVGSARSMSEIITQWQPPQEEHRNGQILGYILRYRLFGYNNVPWSYQNITNEAQRNFLIQELITWKDYIVQIAAFNNMGVGVYTEGAKIKTKEGVPEAPPTNVQVKAINSTAAQITWKPPNPQQINGINQGYKIQAWQRRHVDGEERDIERRMMTVPPSLIDPLAEQSTVLGGLDKFAKFNVTVLCFTDPGDGVASQMMPVETLDDVPDEITALHFDDVSDRSVKVLWAPPRFANGVLTGYTVRYQVKDHPETMKSFNLTADDNELTVNQLQATTHYWFEVCAWTRVGSGPPKTATIQSGVEPVLPHAPTTLALSNIEAFSVVLQFTPGFDGNSSITKWKVEAQTARNMTWFTICEISDPDAETLTVTGLMPFTQYRLRLSATNVVGSSRPSDPTKDFQTIQAKPMHAPFNVTVRAMSALQLRVRWIPLQQMEWFGNPRGYNVTYRQMERTGKPSKHPPRSVMIEDHTANSHVLEGLEEWTLYEVIMNACNDVGCSLDSGLAMERTREAVPSYGPLHVEANATSSTTVVVRWGEIPPHHRNGQIDGYKVYYAATERGMQVLYKTIPNNSSFTTTLTELQKFVVYHVQVLAYTRLGNGALSTPPIRVQTFEDTPGSPSNVSFPDVTFSMARIIWDVPMDPNGEILAYQVTYTLNGSANLNYSREFPPSDRTFRATGLMPERYYSFSVTAQTRLGWGKTASVLVYTTNNRDRPQAPSGPQVSRSQIQAHQITFNWTPGRDGFAPLRYYTVEMRENEGRWQPLPERVDPTLSSYTALGLRPYTTYQFRIQATNDLGPSAFSRESIVVRTLPAAPAVGVGGLKVVPITTTSVRVQWGALETGMWNGDAATGGYRILYQQLSDFAPALQSTPKTDVMGINENSVVLSDLQQDRNYEIVVLPFNSQGPGPATPPTAVYVGEAVPTGEPRGVDATAISSTEVRLRWKPPKQSSQNGEILGYKIFYLVTWSPQALEPGRKFEEEIEVVSATATSHSLVFLDKFTEYRIQLLAFNPAGDGPRSAPVTVKTMPGVPSAPLNLRFSDITMQSLEVTWDPPKLLNGEIVGYLVTYETTEENEKFSKQVKQKVSNTTLRVQNLEEEVTYTFTVRAQTNDYGPAVSANVTTGPQDGSPVAPRDLTLTKTLSSVEIHWVNGPSGRGPILGYLIEAKKRENGEPSFISNRTPYLRLDDSRWTKIEQSRKGTMKEFTVSYHILMPSTAYLFRVIAYNKYGISFPVYSKDSILTPSKLHLEYGYLQHKPFYRQTWFMVSLAATSIVIIVMVIAVLCVKSKSYKYKQEAQKTLEESMAMSIDERQELALELYRSRHGVGTGTLNSVGTLRSGTLGTLGRKSTNRHQPVSVHLGKSPPRPSPASVAYHSDEESLKCYDENPDDSSVTEKPSEVSSSEASQHSESENESVRSDPHSFVNHYANVNDSLRQSWKKTKPVRNYSSYTDSEPEGSAVMSLNGGQIIVNNMARSRAPLPGFSSFV